The Marinomonas sp. CT5 genome contains the following window.
ACTTGTCTAGTGTAGAAGAAGATGACTGGAAAGATGTTTTTGTCAGTTATATGCCGAACAAAAATGTTAATTTCACCGCGGCTTATGTCGATTTAGGTACAGTTGCCACCAAGAAAGATCAAACAGGCATTTATTTATCCATGACGGGGTACTTATGGTAAACCTAGCAAAAGCAGCATTTTTATCTTTTAGCGTGTTTTTAGTTGCGTGTGCAGCACCAAGCAAAGCGCCACAAAGTTTATATGACGAGATTGGTGGTAAACCAACAATCGAAGCCATTACCGATAATTTTATTGACGAAATTAGTTTTAACAAAGATATCTATCGTTATTTTGAAAAAACCAATATCACTCGGTTTCGCGAAAAATTCATTGAGCATCTATGTGTAGACACGGGTGGCCCTTGTACTTATACCGGCGATACTATGTTGAAAGTACATCAAGGACAAAACATCAATGAGACAGACTTTAATACCACAGTCGACTTATTGGTTAACGCAATGAAAAAAGCAGGCCTTACTTATCCGCAACAAAATAAAGTTCTAAAAGTGCTCGCGCCAATGCGTGGGGAGATGCTTTACAAGTAATTAGTTTTGCTCGCGACTGCCTGAAAAGGCCTCAAGAAAGTGAATTTTAAAATTATCGATTCGAAAGCGACCTACGGGTTAATGCTGTTCACTTAAGGGTTGAATTTAATTGAATAGCCTAATTAAATCCAATTAAGCTTTCTTAATCGGATTTAATTAGATGGTCCGCCTCACCTCTTAGCTATGCTTAGAGGGTGGCTAAACAAAGAGGCGAATCATCATGTTTACTATTAAAGTTATTGGAATCGATTTAGGCAAATCTTCTTTTCATCTTGTTGCTCATGATCATGCTGGACGAGAACAATATCGAAAACGACTTACACGATTTAAGTTGGTAGAACATCTTGCGAATATACCCCCAACCATTATTGCAATGGAGTCTTGCGGAGGCTCTCATTGGCTGGCACGTCAGTGTCAAAAATTTGGTCATGAGGTCAAACTCATCCCTCCTCAGTACGTAAAACCTTACGTAAAGACCAATAAAAATGACTACATTGATGCGGACGCCATTGCAGAAGCTGCGATGCGGCCTAACATGCGTTTTGTGAGTATCAAAACAGAATCGGCCTAAGTGATCTCGGTGATTCAAAAAATACGTTCGGGCTATATCAAAGAGCGAACAGCCTGCATGTCTCGAATAGGTACTATTTTATTAGAGTTTGGACTCAGTTTTCCGGCAGGTCATGGCAAAATAAAGTCTGTGTTCCAGTGGCTGGCAGAGAAAAACGCTCCATTGCCTAATGCTGTTCACTTAAGGGTTGCATTTAATTGAACAGCCTCAGAAAATCCGATTAAGCATGTCTTAATCGGATTTTTTTGTGTCTATTCAACAGCTCTTACTCAGTATTGATGAACTTCATTCCTTCTCGAATCATTCAACTTTCACTCAAAACATACCTGTTAAATGGATTGAATCGGCATTAACGCTTTCTTCAAAAGCAACTATTAGGCGCCGCCGATTACCTGAAGACCAAGTTCTTTGGCTGGTCCTAGGTATGGCTCTTTTTCGAGATGAGTCGATTGAGGAAGTGGCTAGACGATTAAATATATGTTCTGAAGGGCTCTCTTCTGAGCATTGGGCTAATGAACGATTTGCTCAGGATGATTGGCAAGGGTTACAAGTTTTCGCTATGGATGGGGTTATTTTTCGTACGCCTGACACGCCCGACCTACAAGCGCATTTTGGTAGTGCCAGCAACGCAACCGTAAAACAAAGTGCTTATCCGCTACTACGTTGTGTCGCTCTGATGAATACACATTCCCATGTCATTTTAGATGCTCAAGTGGGCAACTATCAAACAGCTGAAACACCTTTGGCAGAAGCCATGCTCGATAAAATTCCTGATCGCAGCACCACATTGCTAGACCGGAACTTCTGGAGTGCCAATCTAATGCATACTTTAATGGATGAAGGCAATGAGCGGCATTGGTTGATACCTAAACGCAGTAATACTGTGTATGAGGTCGTCGAAGAATACGGTGACGGAGATGCTTTATGGCGTATGACCGTCTCACCTCAGGCGCGTAAAAAGAATCCCAAGTTNNNNNNNNNNNNNNNNNNNNNNNNNNNNNNNNNNNNNNNNNNNNNNNNNNNNNNNNNNNNNNNNNNNNNNNNNNNNNNNNNNNNNNNNNNNNNNNNNNNNACCGAAGGTAACGAAGGTGATGCGGCCGTGACGGCGACAGGCACGATCAGCATCAGCGATGTGGATGCGGATGACAGCCCAGCGTTCGCCGACACCACAAGCCCAGTGCAAGGTACTTACGGTAGCCTGACTCTGGTAGACGGTGCGTGGACGTACACCTTGGATCAAAGCAAGGTTCAAGACTTGGATGGTGCGAAAGATGGCCAGCCAGCGGACCAAGTGACAGACACGATCACACTGACAGCCGATGATGGCACGACCCAAGACATCGTGATCACCATCACAGGTACAGACGATGCAGCGGTTATTAGTGGTGATACGACTGCTAACTTGCTTGAGGATGATGAAACGAGTTTATCGGATGGTGTTATTTCTGCGGGTGGTAAATTAACCATTAGTGATGTTGATTCAGAAGATAATCCTACATTTGATCCTAGTCGAGTTGAGTCTTCAGATGGCACGGTTGGTAGTCTAACTATTTCAGCCGATGGTACCTGGTCTTACAAAGTTGATAACGACAAATTACAGACTTTGGCTCAAGGAGATGAGCTTGTCGAAAGATTTACTGTGTATGCAACCGATGGAAGCAGTGAGGAAATTGTCGTTAAAGTTGGTGGTGTTGATGATGTTTCAGTCATTTCTGACGACACTGTAAATACGTTGACTATTGGTGAAGATGAAACTCTTACTCTTCCTTTGCCGCTTGAAATTAGCGACATTGATAATGGCGAAAATCCTTCTTTCCCAGCTGGATCCATCAACGGTTCATTCGGTGTTTTTGTTATTGCGGACACATCGACAACTGGGAGTAGTACGTGGGAGTACCAGTTAGATACCTCTAAAGTACAGTATTTAAATAACGGTGAGTCTGTTCAGGAGAAAATTACTGTTACTGCTAGTGATGGTACAAACTATGAGCTTGTTGTGAATATTAATGGTTCCAATGATATTCCTACAGTGGAAGGATCCATTAGTAAGGCTGCTGAGGAAGGTGGTGACCTATTAACTGGCTCCATTGATGCGAGTGATGTGGATAGTGATACATTATCTTTTAGTGTTACGGGTTCTACGCCAGCTGGTTTTGCCCTAAATACACAGGATGGGACTTGGTCATTTGATCCTAAAAATCCTGCCTATAACTCTTTAGGGGAAGGTGATAAGCAAGATATTAAAGTAGATGTTCTTGTTAGTGATGAAGATGGTGGTTCATCAAAACAAACCATTACCATTACTCTTAGTGGAACTAATGATGGGCCTACAGCGACAGCCGATTTTGTAAGTGTTTCTGCAACTAGTTCTATTACTATTGATGCGATAGCGAATGACAGTGATGTTGAGGGTGATTCTCTAACTATTTCAGAGGCTTCTGTACCGAGTTCTTCGCAAGGTTCTGTGGCTATTGTTGATAATCAGTTGGTATTCACGCCAGCGGAAGGCTTTAGTGGAACCGCTACTATTAATTACTCAATCAGTGATGGTAAAGGTGGTACAGATACTTCAACCGTTACTGTTAATGTGAATTCTGTAACTATAGATCCAATTACTAGTGATGATGTTATTAATGCTAGTGAAGCTGCTGGTACTGTTACCGTTTCAGGTAAAGCCACAGGTGGTGACATTAGCGAAGATGATGTTGTCACTATGATGATCAATGGCAAAGAATACACGACAAGTGTCGATTCTGATGGCTCCTGGTCTGTGGATGTTGCGGGTTCAGATTTGGCAGCGGACACAGGGTTCGATGTCTCTGTTGAGTCTACGGATACTGCTGGTAATAGTGTCACTACTACCAGTTCTTCTACTCATAGTGTGGATACTTTAGCTGGTGATACGGGTAGTGCCCCTATTGTGACTATTACTGAAGACTATGAAGGCATAATGACAGGGTCTCGTCCAAGACCTGATGGCACTATTAGTAGCCGTGAGCTTGACGGTGATATTGATGTAAGAATTAAGTTGCCATCTGGCACTGTTGAGGGGGATACCATTTCGGTTACAGATGGCTCTACTACATCTGAGATTGTTGTTAACGCGAGTATGCTTTCAAGCGGTTTCGCGTCTACTTCTTTTGCAAATCCGGGAGATGGTGAGACGATCAAGGTTACCGCTACGTTAACGGATCAGTTTGGTAATATCTCAGAAGAAGGCTCAGCTGAAGCGAAGCTAGATCTTTCTATTGCGACGCCATCTATTTCTTTCGAAAGTACCGGTGGCGACAATATTTATAATGCTGCTGAGGTTGGTGAAGACGGTACTGTGACGGCGACTATTTCGGTTACAGGCTCTGAAGTAAACGATAAGCTAACTTACAGTGTTGATGGAGTGCAAACAACGATCACGTTAGACGCAGATGACATCAGTAATGGTGTTGCGATCGAAGTGGCTCCAGGTGCGGAAGTGACAGCAACTTTGTCGGATGCGGCGGGTAACAAATCAAATGAAGTGAGTAAGACCGCTGCAGAGGCGGATATTTCTGTCGCTCCTCCTGTGATTACAAGTGTGACTGATGATTCTGAAAACTCAGATTATTCGAAGGTAACCTTGCATGGTACTGGGGAAATCGGTGCAGTTGTCACTTTATGGATTATTGCAGGCTCTACAACAAATGGTAATGATACTCAGACGGGTGAATACACTGAATTGACAAGTGTTACCACGACGGTTTCTAGTGATGGCACTTGGTCTTTAGATGTGTCTGATCTACCTGATGTAGCAGTCAACGATAATGAGTTCTTCAAAGTTACTCAGACTGATACGGCTGGTAATGTCAGTGGTGATTCTAATGTTGTTCATTACTGGCATGGTACTTGGACTAGTGTTAACTCAGAAACTGGTGATGATTTTGTGTTACTAGGTAGCGGCAACGACACAATAACTGTTGATGCAGACGATAGTTCAGATTCTCTTACTGTGGATGGCGGAGCTGGTCATGACAAAGCGGTATTCTCATCTGCGCTTTCAGATATGCAATCTATTACCTTAGATGAAAATGGCAATGTGATTATTGTTGATGATCAAGGTGACACCAATACCCTTATCGACTTCGAGTCATTCTCCTTTGATGGTGTTGTTTACTCTAAAGAAGCTTTATTTGCTCCTCATGCTGAAGATGATACCGCTAGCACAACGGAAGACAGTGCCGCTATTACAATTGATGTATTAAGTAATGACAGCAGTATAAGTGATGATAAGTTGACGGTTACGGCAGCGACTGTATCACCAGAACAAGGTACGGTTGCGATTGTGGATGGCAAATTACAATTTACCCCGGCTGAAGACTTTAATGGTGAAGCCACTATTAGCTATGAGGTTAGTGGCAGTGATGGCGCTAAGGATACAGCAGAAGTGATTGTAACCGTTGATGCTGTGAACGATGGCCCTGTTGCAAATAGCGATACATCGACAACAAATGAAGACACAGTTGTTACCATTGATGTGTTGGCGAACGACAGTGATGTTGATGACGATACTTTGACTATCAAAGAGGCAACAGTATCTGAAGAGGAAGGCACGGTTGCTATTGTCGATGGTAAATTACAGTTTACGCCAGCAGAAAATTTTTACGGTGAAGCGACTATCCGCTATGAAATTGCCGATGGCAACGGTGGTGTAGATACCGCTGAAGTCAAAGTGACTGTCGAGTCGGTTAATGATGTACCTGTAATTAGTATGACGTCAGGGAAAGGCCAAGGCGATGAAGACAGCACAGGTATTGAAGTGACACTGTCTGCATCTGATGCTGATGGTACTGTGGATAGTTTTGTTATTCAGAGTTTGCCTGCTCACGGTACGTTATTCGTGAGTGGTGTGGAAGTTACATCTGCAGGATCGGTTATTTCTGCAACAGATGGCAAGGCTAGTTTGACTTTTGTACCTGACGCTGATTGGAGTGACAATAATGGGGCTTCTCCAGCTACATTTGAATACGCTGCCGTTGATAGCAGTGGAGCCGCTTCTGCTACAGGTACGGCCACTATCAATGTAACAGCTGTTACCGATGCACCAACCGTTGAGTTGACATTGGAGCCGACGACGACAACGACGTTGTATAGTGTCGACTTGTCCAATGTGTTACAGGGAGCAGAAGATACGATAGGGAATCCGGCTGGTTTTACCGTTGCTGCTTATGACTCTGCAAGTAACATTGTCGATATTTCTATTAAGGATTCTGGTTCCCCTACTGGTTTTGGTGTTACTGGGAAGGCAAGTAACGGCGCTGACTCAGAAATTGGCAAACAAGAGAAATTGGTAGTAGAGCTTGATAAACCAGCATCGTCTGCAACATTTGAATTAGCGTGGCTAAATAAGAATGACGAGACGGCGGTTTATACTGTGAAATACAGTGATGGGACTTCTCAAACATATACGGTGGATGGTAATTCTGATGAGGGGGGGTATGACAGAATTGGTGCTCCTATAACGGTAAACGCACCTGCGGGCAAATCTATATCGGCAATTGAATTCTCTACCCCAGATTATGGTGATCGAGTAAATACAAGTGACTATTTGTTGCACAGCGTTTCTTATGAGTCAGCGGTAACTAATTATACGGTTGATATTACGGCTACTCCGACAGATACAGACAATTCTGAAAACATTACTGAGTTAATGGTTTCGACTCCAGAAGGCATCTCATTATCTGGCGCAGAGAAGATAACAACAGAAAATGGTGTTACTACTTGGAAGGTGTCGTTAGACAGTGGTGGCTTCTCAAATAAAGTTCAGGTTGATCCCGATACTGGCGTTGTGACGGTCAAAGGATTAATACTGTCTGTGCCTGATGACTTTAATGGTGAGCTAGAAGTAATCGCTACCGCTACAGCGAATGATCCGGGTGCGAGCGATACAGTGGATGGCTCTGATAGTGCCACCATAGTGATCAATGGTGCGCCAGAAGCGGCAGATGACGAGTTAGCTGGACAAGAGAATAGCCAGCTTGTCATTGAGCCTAGTGATTTAACATCTAATGATACGGATCCTGAAGGCGATTCTTTAGTTATCACGTCGGTGTCAAACGCCCAAAACGGTTATGTATACATAAATGCCGATGGAAAAGTGATATTCACGCCTGCATCTGGTTTTACCGGTGCGGCTTCTTTTGAATATACCGTTTCAGATGGCAATGGTGGTACAGATACGGCGATGGCTACTTTAGATGTAAAAGCTGCTACGGCGTCTGCAAGCGTTACGGTATCTATTACTGAGATTAATGCTAATTGGGATGGATTCGGATCTAAATCCGATGTCGTAGATAGTGCAACTCACCATGACTATAACTACAATCAATGGCAGCAGTTTGATTCAAGTGATGACCAAATTGTTATCGATAATGATGTAAATAAGTGGCTTGATGCTGGAGATGGGGATAATTCAATTTATGTTGGAGATGACGTAAATCGTGGTAATTCAGGCCCTGGTATTAAAACTGGTAGTGGTGATGATGATATCTTTGTTAAAGATAGCGTTTATAGCACTGTACAAACTGGTGGAGGGAATGATCGTGTCCAAGTAGGTTACGACTTGGGTAATGGTTATCATAGTGCACATATCAACTTAGGTGATGGTGATAACAAGCTGATCATCGAAAATGATGTTAACAATTATTCAACTGTCCATTCTGGCTCAGGTGATGATGTTGTCTCGATTGGTGATGATGTTAGATATGACGCCGACATTCAGTTGGGTGATGGTAATGATCGACTAACTATTGGGGATCAAATAGAGCAGCAGGTATCGATCAACCTTGGTTCAGGTGATGATATTTTGATCGTTGGTGGTAAGGTGTCATCTAGTGCATGGGTTGATGGTGGGGAAGGTACAGATTCCATTTTACTTGAATACTATTCTCACCAAGATTATCTAAATAATAAAGATGGCCTGAAGTGGAACATAGCTAACTTTGAAAATATCAAGTTCTCTGACGGTACTGTAATTGGGGATGCTTCAGTATTCGATAGAAGTAGTGTTTCTGGTTATTCTGTAACCGTTAATGTTTCAAATTTAGCAACAGATGAAACACTGTCTAGTGTTGTTATTGATGGCGTTCCAGAAGGCGCTAAATTGCAACAGAGCGGTGTGGATCTTGATGTAAATGATGATGGCACTTATACGGTTTCGGTTGAAAATGGTGCTACGTCAATCGACAACCTAACGGTGGTTAGTCGTACTGATTCACAGCTTGATGAATTCGAGTTGACTGCATCTATTAATACAGACGGTGCTAATAACGACCAAGTTGGTGCTTCTGATGAAGCGGCTATCGTGGGTAGCACTGGGGATGATTATCTTACTGGAGGTACTGGTGAGGATTCGTTACTTGGTGGTGCTGGCGATGACATCTTGTTTGGTGGAAGTGATCAAGTTTCCGACACTCTAACTGGAGGAGAAGGTAAAGATATCTTTATATTGAATGACGCCACTGATAATTCAAATATTGATACTATTACTGACTTTAATGCGGCAGAAGACGCTTTGGATTTGACTGACTTGTTGACAGGTTTGGATGACAGCCCTAGTAAGGATGCCGATGTTGATGCTGTTACTAAGTTCTTGAACGATAATGTTAAAGTAACAGATGGTCACGTTGAAGTTGGTGGTGAAGAGGTTGCCAATTTTGGTCCTGATTCCAATTTTGACTCAAATGGAATCAATGGTGTAACGACGGCTGATACTATTAAGGTTATCTACAACGATCAAGAGTACAACATCAATATTGATGGCTAATTTGACTGCATAGTAGACGTTATTTAAAAGGCCGAATTGTTTTGCAATTCGGCCTTTTCGCATCTGTAGCTTGTTCAGTTTAGAAAGAGATTATCCCAATTACTTAAAAACTCTACACGGCTAAGCCGATAGGGCAGCTCACGCCTGTGCCTGCTAGTCCGCAGTAACCGTTCGGGTTCTTGTGAAGATACTGCTGGTGATACTCTTCAGCGAAGTAATAGGTATCGAGAGGTTCGATTTCTGTTGTGATCATGCCGTGGCCAGCATTAAGTAACTCTTTTTGGAAGGCGGCTTTACTGGCTTCAGCAATAGCAAGATCTTTGTCGTTAGTTGTGTAGATGACAGAGCGATACTGGCTGCCAATGTCATTACCTTGGCGCATGCCTTGGGTTGGGTCATGGTTTTCCCAGAACACCTTAAGGACATCCTCCAGCGAGACCTTAGAAGTATCAAAGACGACTTGAACAACTTCACTGTGTCCTGTTTGGCCAGAACAAACTTCTTCGTATGTAGGGTTGGGGGTAAAACCTCCTGCATAACCTACAGAAGTAACGATAACGCCTGGCGTGTTCCATAGTTTACGCTCAGCTCCCCAGAAGCAGCCCATTCCAAGAATGACTTCGGCTTCATTAGGATTTTCGGAACGGACAAATGCTTCGTTGTTGACGGCGTGTACCCCTGAAATAGATAAAGGTGAGCTTCTGCCGGGAAGGGCATCGGCCTCATTGGGAATAGCCGATTTTTTAAGAATGGTTTCAATACTATTGGACATTTTAGTCTCCTGACCTAGTGGTCGAACATCTCCTTTGGCTACTACCTGTTAGCAAATAGTAAGTAGCGGAGGATACAAGATGGGTATTCTACTTTACGCTCTCTAAAAGAGATTGGTTCTTTTCATAGGGATAGATAATGAGGTGAAAAGATTTTTTTTCAACTAATTTCAACTAGTTCTCTTGCAGTACTTGACTCTCAATTTAATCTACCTATAATACGCACCTCGTTGGCAAGGGTTGAGCAAATTAGCTTTACCAATCAAACATTGTAGAATGTTTGTTGTTAATGATGATTAGTCGCGGGATGGAGCAGTCTGGTAGCTCGTCGGGCTCATAACCCGAAGGTCGTTGGTTCGAATCCGGCTCCCGCAACCATTTTAAAGGTCGTTGGTTCACTTTTTAATTAAGAAAAGGGCTCCCACAAACTTTTAAAGATTGTTAGTTCACTTATTTTAGTTAATAAAAGTACTAGCACAATCGACTAATCAAACGAAATTGTTAGTGATTCTTGAAAGAATTAATTTGTCGCGGGATGGAGCAGTCTGGTAGCTCGTCGGGCTCATAACCCGAAGGTCGTTGGTTCGAATCCGGCTCCCGCAACCATTTTATATAAAGGTCGTTGGTTCACTTTTTAGTTAAACCATACAAATTAATTTAGTCACATAATTTCCTCAGCACTAAAAGATAAAATCTAAATTATATCAATAATTTAGCATGGCGCGGGATGGAGCAGTCTGGTAGCTCGTCGGGCTCATAACCCGAAGGTCGTTGGTTCGAATCCGGCTCCCGCAACCATTTTATATAATCGTCGTTGGTTCACTTTTTAATTCTGTAAATGGCTTCCGCAACCTATTTAAAGGTCGTTGGTTCACTTTTTAGTTAAGAAAAAGGCTCCAGCAACCAATTCATAAAAATTGGTCATAGTTTTATCTTAATATCATTAGAAGCCTATTTTCTAAATAGTCTTAGTTGTCGCGGGATGGAGCAGTCTGGTAGCTCGTCGGGCTCATAACCCGAAGGTCGTTGGTTCGAATCCGGCTCCCGCAACCATTTAAAAGGTCGTTGGTTCACTTTTTAGTGAAGAAAGGGCTCCCACAAGCATTCAAGATTACCTCGTTGGTTCACTTTTTAGTGAAGAAAGGGCTCCCACAATCATTCAAGATTACCTCGTTGGTTCACTTTTTAATTAAGAAAAAGCTAAAGCTCCTACAACCATTTCAAAGTAATTCCTTTTCAAGTCTATTTAGTTATTAGCCTCAAGCTGTAGGTTTACCTTTTATCGAAAAGGGCTTATAACACGCATTTCACCAAACATTTCATGCTAAAAATGTCATTTTTACATAATCTCCTATTCTTATTCGTTAATTAATATAGGGTGCATATAAGCCCGTTATTGGACTGTAAGCATAATTTAACTTACAGGAAAAAATTATTTACCAGCGAGCAAAGTAGCCACATGAAAATAGCGTAGTGAGCGCTATTAGCAATAATGGTTTTGGTGGGAATTTGATAGCGGCTGGTCATTAATAGTCCCAGTCCTGTTAATCCGCTACTTCCTGCAGAGATAGCCCAAGCACTTAGGAACAAAAAGCCTAATTGAGTTGGGTCAGGGTTAAGGGGCAACAACATAGGGCTAACAATTGCGATACTCACCACAGGATGAATACCAATTATTCCAGCCATAATCATTGCTGCGAGAACGACGGAAAAGAGGAGTGGGCTAAAGGTAAAGCTATCCAAGTTAAAGAGCTGTGGGTAACTAAGAATAATCGCGCTAATGCCATTTGAAAATATTCCTGCGGCAAGGAACAAAGCAAATTGACTGCCGATTTGAGCGAGTTTGTGGTTCACAAAATGCGATAAGCTTTTCCTTCTGGATGGCGTTCGCATCAATAGTATGGTGGCGCTTGGTGCTAATAGACAGATCAACACCAATATGCTGATATCAGGCCAAATGAAGTGAAAAAATATAACGCTAGAAGCCAGAATCATAGGAATGAAGAGGCTTTCTTTACGAATTGGGTAGCCGTTAAAGTCACCTTTGGTGCGTCTAAATGCTTCTACAGTGGAAAAAATGATGGCGACTAGTCCCATGACAAGACCTGGTATAACGGTTTTTTGCCACTGCATTCCTGGTGCATAAATAATCGCAACGCCCGTTGCCACAAAGAAAGGTGACCACCAAGCCGCCGCGGAAAAGTTACGAGTCAGTATAAACTGCTGTTCCGTCGTTAATTTTATTGCGCCTTTTATACGATCTGCGAAGACTAGAATCACAGACAGGTTAATCACTGCACCTAATACTTGCACGCCGAGCGCAGTGTTAAATACAGCACTGAGGCCTTTTGGTAAAGGACGCTTTTCATCTGGCGAACTGGTTAGGTCTAAAAAAGAGACAGCCACAAACATCGCCAGCATTGGTAAGTTAACTGCAAAAACTTGCTGCCATGTCATCCATGTACCTTTTGAACCAGCAAAAAGTAATGTCGAGACTCCAATAATCATTAGCCAAGACACTTGTCTCTTTGCGCTTGGTGCTAAGGTGTGCCACATCGTGATATTTGCTCCCCACGCTAGTAGGGTAGGCAATAACACCGGGGTCAAATGAGCAACTGACAATAAATAAAAAACCAATGTGCCAAGTACAAACCAACCAGTATATTTCTTAAGTGGATTCATCAGGTGGGAGCTGTCCTTACGTTGTTGGAGGTTGTTTTTTGTAAACTGAGCGATCTAAGTAGTTTTCAGATACGTTCTAAATAGTGATTCATCGATAGGTGATCGGCATACATATATTAATCGGAAGTATTATTTCCGCACGGCTAGTTTTTACTGGCAGTGGTACTCATATCAATGTAAGACACGTTTGATTATTTAATATTGTTGTTTAATCAATGTGCTATTGAAAGAAATCTTGTAATGGGGTGAAAAAGTAATTTCTTTATCTGTATTTATATTATTGTAATGTTGAATATAGATAAAGTTAAGACTATTCAACATGTTAAAAACTTCAAAGGATTGGGATGATGAGTCATTTACGAATTATTAAAACTGTCTTAGTTGCTTGTGTCGCATTGTTTGCCGGACTTGTCGCATTTAATAATGTGGTCGACTATGGTTCAAACTTTGCGTTTGTACAGCATGTTTTAACCATGGACACGACGTTTGAATCAAATCAATTAAAATATCGTGCCATTGATGGATCTATTTTTCATCATGGGTTTTATTGGTTGATTATCTTGACCGAAGCTTTAGTCGGCATTCTGTGTGCGTTGGGCGCATGGAATATGTGGCAAAAAAGAAAGCTGGATAAAAGACAGTTCAATGCGGCTAAAACGCTATCTAATCTAGGTTTATCGCTTGGCGTTTTGCTGTGGTTCAGTGGATTCATGACAATTGGCGCTGAGTGGTTCCTAATGTGGCAATCCAGTATTTGGAACGGTCAAGCGTCTGCGTTCCGCTTTATAGTTGTGTTGTTTCTAGTGTTGATTTTTATTAATCAACCTGAAGAAGAAATCTAGTTACTCTTCATTCAATGTCATAACACTAGTCGACAACTGAAAGCCCTTTGGTTTTATCACCAAAGG
Protein-coding sequences here:
- the msrA gene encoding peptide-methionine (S)-S-oxide reductase MsrA, whose protein sequence is MSNSIETILKKSAIPNEADALPGRSSPLSISGVHAVNNEAFVRSENPNEAEVILGMGCFWGAERKLWNTPGVIVTSVGYAGGFTPNPTYEEVCSGQTGHSEVVQVVFDTSKVSLEDVLKVFWENHDPTQGMRQGNDIGSQYRSVIYTTNDKDLAIAEASKAAFQKELLNAGHGMITTEIEPLDTYYFAEEYHQQYLHKNPNGYCGLAGTGVSCPIGLAV
- a CDS encoding DUF2165 domain-containing protein, translating into MSHLRIIKTVLVACVALFAGLVAFNNVVDYGSNFAFVQHVLTMDTTFESNQLKYRAIDGSIFHHGFYWLIILTEALVGILCALGAWNMWQKRKLDKRQFNAAKTLSNLGLSLGVLLWFSGFMTIGAEWFLMWQSSIWNGQASAFRFIVVLFLVLIFINQPEEEI